One Mycolicibacterium fallax genomic window, ATCTGTCGGCGAACTCCTCGAAGACCGGCGGGGGCGTCATTGCCCGACCGCGAGTTACATCAGACACCTGAAGTGTTGTGCCGACAGTCACATTAACCAAGTTATGGCCCCCCGTCGGCATTTCCGCCGGGCGCGCCGCGACGAGACGGCAGACGGTGGCCGCAACGGCGGCGCCGGTGGCCCCCCGGCGGTGCCCGCCACCCGGATAGACTGGCACCCGCGATGCCTCCGTAGCTCAGTTGGATAGAGCAAGGGCCTTCTAATCCCTAGGTCGCAGGTTCGATTCCTGCCGGGGGCGCTTTTTCATCATTGTCGCTGCTGGTCAGTGGTATCGATAGGCGCTGACGAGATAGCTGATCGCGGCGTTCGGGACTCGGCGCACAGCGTTCTCCGCTGCCGAATCGGTTGTCCGCCCCCCGCTGGTGGCGTAGTGTTCAGTTCAGGTTGAGTTCACAGCCGCTTGCAGCGTTCGTTGACAGCTGGGCAGAACTCCCGTCCGGCCCTTCAGCCTTCGCCGCAGGACGAATACATGTATTCCGACTGAGGAAGTAACCATGCCTGCCACCTCAATGATTGCCCCCACGTCGATTGCCCCCATGTCGCACACCAACGGGCCGATGGCCTCGTTCAGCACCACCTGGCTCTCGCCGACCACGGCCATCGTCAGCGTCTACGGTGAAATCGACGCGGCAAACGCCCCCGAGTTCGCCGCCCACGCCGGCGAACACACCGCCCGGACCGAACGACTGGTGCTCGATCTGTCCAAGGTCTCGTTCTGCGGCACCGCAGGCTTGGCTGCGCTGCAACAGCTCGAGGACCAGTGCGCCGCCGAGCGTGTCGCCTGGGGCATGACCGCCAGCGCGGCGGTGCACCGACTGGTCGGCATCTGCGACGTCACCTTGCCGATCCATCCGACGGTGGCGGCGGCCCTGGACGCGGTTCGCCGCCGTTCGGCCCGGTTATTCGAGCTGATCGCGTAGTCGCGCAAGCGATTTCGCCAACAACCGGGAGACGTGCATCTGAGAGACACCGATCCGCTCGGCGATCTGGGTCTGCGTCTGCGAGTCGAAAAACCGCAGCAGCAGCACCGTGCGCTCTCGCTCCGGTAGGGACGCCAGCACCGGCCGCAAGGTTTCGCGGTCCTCGATCTGCTCCAGCGCCGCGTCCACATCGCCGAGGGAGTCGGCGATCACCGGTGCATCCTCGTCACCACCGCCGCCACCTTCGATCGACAACGTGTTGTAGGAACTGCCGGCAATCAGGCCCTCGACGATCTCCTCGCGGGTCATGTCGAGTTCGTCGGCCAGCTCTGAGGCATTCGGCGCCCGCCCCAACCGCTGCGCCAGTTCGGCACTGGTGGATCCGAGCCGCAGATGCAGCTCCTTGAGGCGCCGCGGTACCTTCACCGACCAACTGTTGTCCCGGAAGTGCCGGCGCACCTCCCCCATGATGGTGGGGACGGCGAAGGATTCGAAGTCCGAGCCGGTCGACACATCAAACCGGTTGACGGCGTTGAGCAACCCGACCCGGGCGACCTGAACCAGGTCATCGCGTGCTTCTCCCCGTCCGTTGAAGCGGTGCGCGATGTGGTCGGCCAGCGGCAGGCATCGGCTGATGATGCGTTCGCGCTGCTCGGCGTGCGCCTCGGAGTCCTCTGCCAGCCCGTCGAGCAGCCGGAACATGTCCAGTACGTCAGCGTATTCCGACGTCACTGCAAATAACTCACTCGCCTGGTGACCAGCGTTACCCCCACCACGCCTGCGGTGTCCACACCGTCGCGCGGCGATTCGGCCAGCACCTCGTCGACCAGCGAACTCATCACATGCCAGCCGAAGCTGCCGGGTGCGATCGCGCTGCCGGTGCCGCTGGTGGTGGAGGCGTTGATGTGCAGCGCGTCGTCACGCGAATCAACCACCAGCACCAGATCGGCTCCCTCCAGCGACGACCGGATCAGCGCGGTGCATGCCTCATCGACGGCCAGTCGCAGGTCGGAGACGGAATCGAGATCGAGGTCCTCGAGGGTGGCGATCGCGGCGACGACGGCCC contains:
- a CDS encoding STAS domain-containing protein; this encodes MSHTNGPMASFSTTWLSPTTAIVSVYGEIDAANAPEFAAHAGEHTARTERLVLDLSKVSFCGTAGLAALQQLEDQCAAERVAWGMTASAAVHRLVGICDVTLPIHPTVAAALDAVRRRSARLFELIA
- a CDS encoding SigB/SigF/SigG family RNA polymerase sigma factor, with the protein product MTSEYADVLDMFRLLDGLAEDSEAHAEQRERIISRCLPLADHIAHRFNGRGEARDDLVQVARVGLLNAVNRFDVSTGSDFESFAVPTIMGEVRRHFRDNSWSVKVPRRLKELHLRLGSTSAELAQRLGRAPNASELADELDMTREEIVEGLIAGSSYNTLSIEGGGGGDEDAPVIADSLGDVDAALEQIEDRETLRPVLASLPERERTVLLLRFFDSQTQTQIAERIGVSQMHVSRLLAKSLARLRDQLE
- a CDS encoding ATP-binding protein, with protein sequence MGQDDVTAGAPGAGARTVEIKVPARVENLATLRAVVAAIATLEDLDLDSVSDLRLAVDEACTALIRSSLEGADLVLVVDSRDDALHINASTTSGTGSAIAPGSFGWHVMSSLVDEVLAESPRDGVDTAGVVGVTLVTRRVSYLQ